One Ignavibacterium album JCM 16511 genomic region harbors:
- a CDS encoding YicC/YloC family endoribonuclease — translation MILSMTGYGRATAGNKKFVVDVEIKSINSRYLELFLKLPQLLQNKEYELRELIKNRIKRGKLSVVILLKKNGQAEDEIALDEHKLKNYLSLLKQVKKAAKISDKIKLEHILYSRDIFTSTVEEISEEEFKVVTNALNSAIDNLLEMKKKEGKELEKDLKKRIKLIEKKLDEIESLSQGSVNEHFVKYQEKVKLLLEDKAQSILDERMQMELAILAERADITEECVRLRSHLKFFLEAVDKEQEPGRKLNFLCQEMNRETNTISSKTLSVNITHNTVFIKEEIERIREQIQNIE, via the coding sequence ATGATATTAAGTATGACCGGTTATGGCAGAGCTACTGCCGGCAATAAAAAATTTGTTGTTGATGTTGAAATAAAAAGTATCAATAGTCGTTATCTCGAATTATTTCTGAAACTTCCTCAATTACTTCAGAATAAAGAATACGAACTTCGTGAATTAATTAAGAACAGAATTAAAAGAGGAAAGCTGAGTGTTGTTATTCTGCTTAAGAAAAACGGACAAGCAGAGGATGAAATTGCTTTAGATGAACATAAACTTAAAAATTATTTATCGCTTCTTAAGCAGGTAAAAAAAGCGGCAAAAATTTCTGATAAAATAAAATTAGAACACATTCTGTATAGCAGAGATATTTTTACATCAACTGTTGAGGAGATATCTGAGGAAGAATTTAAAGTTGTTACTAACGCTTTAAATTCCGCAATTGATAATCTTCTCGAGATGAAGAAAAAAGAAGGTAAAGAATTAGAAAAAGATTTAAAGAAAAGAATTAAACTGATTGAAAAAAAATTAGATGAAATTGAATCACTGAGTCAGGGCAGTGTTAATGAGCATTTTGTAAAATACCAGGAAAAAGTAAAGCTGTTGTTGGAAGATAAAGCTCAGTCAATTCTGGATGAACGAATGCAGATGGAATTAGCTATACTTGCTGAGCGAGCAGATATTACTGAAGAATGTGTAAGACTTAGAAGTCACCTGAAATTTTTTCTCGAGGCTGTTGATAAAGAACAGGAACCGGGAAGAAAATTGAATTTCCTTTGTCAGGAAATGAATCGCGAAACAAATACAATCTCTTCAAAAACTCTATCTGTAAACATTACACATAATACAGTGTTTATAAAAGAAGAGATTGAGCGAATAAGAGAACAAATTCAGAATATTGAATAG
- the gmk gene encoding guanylate kinase, with protein MSDKKGKIIVISSPSGGGKTTIVRKILSELPEIVFSVSATTRPKRPDEIDGVHYFFLTDKEFEEKIKNNEFIEWERFYDYYYGTLKTFVLDNIEKGKTVLLEIDVKGAISVKKLFSDAILIFIDVPSFEELVNRLKKRRTESETDLQKRIDRAKMELSYKDKFDYIFINKDLEEVTSQIKSLINEILKKEK; from the coding sequence GTGTCTGATAAAAAGGGAAAAATAATTGTTATCTCATCACCCAGTGGCGGAGGAAAAACTACAATCGTAAGAAAAATTCTCTCTGAATTACCAGAGATTGTTTTCTCAGTTTCCGCAACTACAAGACCAAAAAGACCAGATGAGATTGACGGAGTTCATTATTTTTTTCTGACTGATAAAGAATTCGAAGAGAAAATTAAGAATAATGAATTTATTGAATGGGAAAGATTTTATGATTATTACTATGGAACCTTGAAAACTTTTGTTCTTGATAATATTGAAAAAGGGAAAACTGTTCTGCTCGAAATTGATGTTAAAGGCGCAATATCTGTTAAAAAATTATTCTCGGATGCAATTTTAATTTTTATAGATGTACCATCATTTGAAGAATTAGTAAACCGATTAAAAAAACGAAGAACTGAGAGCGAAACCGATCTTCAGAAGAGAATTGATAGAGCTAAAATGGAGTTGAGCTACAAGGATAAATTTGATTATATTTTCATTAACAAAGATTTGGAAGAAGTAACTTCGCAGATAAAAAGTTTAATAAATGAAATATTAAAAAAGGAGAAATAA
- the rpoZ gene encoding DNA-directed RNA polymerase subunit omega has translation MNISPVDLRQIDQRASNVYEAIIVAAKRARQLNDENKIEFNALINSIPQSSTDDDAEDITNPQQLKLALELEKREKPHLQALNELLEGKIEYRYKTTK, from the coding sequence ATGAATATCAGTCCCGTTGATTTAAGACAAATTGATCAAAGAGCATCGAATGTGTACGAAGCAATAATCGTTGCTGCAAAAAGAGCCCGTCAATTAAATGACGAAAACAAAATTGAATTCAATGCATTGATTAATTCTATACCACAGTCATCAACAGATGATGATGCTGAAGATATTACAAACCCACAGCAATTGAAACTTGCACTCGAACTTGAGAAGAGAGAAAAACCACATCTTCAGGCATTGAATGAACTGCTCGAAGGAAAAATCGAGTACAGATATAAAACAACAAAATAA
- a CDS encoding uracil-DNA glycosylase: MKSIPKKKIIEALKDQQSIFGDYLFEEKLPKPKTRYDEIPEVIEVVREPADETENLFELSEDWQNAKSLDELNLLIKDCTKCVLHKNRNNFVFGSGNPNAEVMVIGEGPGAEEDKQGLPFVGRAGQLLTDILKAIKFERDEVYIANIVKCRPPENRTPLPEEMETCIPYLKKQISLIQPKMILCLGLTAAKGLLRKKESLTALRGKFFDYEGIKVMVTFHPAALLRNPNWKKDCWEDVKKFRKMYDEIIK, encoded by the coding sequence ATGAAATCTATCCCGAAGAAAAAAATAATTGAAGCACTAAAAGATCAGCAAAGCATTTTTGGTGATTATCTGTTTGAAGAAAAATTACCAAAACCAAAAACCCGGTATGATGAAATTCCTGAAGTGATTGAAGTTGTTCGTGAACCAGCTGATGAAACAGAAAATCTTTTTGAACTATCTGAAGATTGGCAAAATGCAAAAAGTCTTGATGAGTTGAATTTACTTATAAAAGACTGTACTAAATGTGTTTTGCACAAAAACAGAAATAATTTCGTTTTTGGTTCTGGCAATCCAAATGCGGAAGTTATGGTTATTGGGGAAGGTCCGGGAGCAGAAGAAGACAAACAAGGATTGCCATTTGTTGGAAGAGCCGGGCAACTTTTAACAGATATTCTGAAAGCAATAAAATTTGAACGGGATGAAGTTTATATAGCAAACATTGTTAAATGCCGTCCGCCTGAAAACAGAACTCCTTTGCCCGAAGAAATGGAAACCTGCATTCCATATCTGAAAAAACAAATATCTCTAATTCAGCCAAAGATGATTTTATGTCTTGGATTAACAGCGGCAAAAGGTCTGTTACGAAAGAAAGAATCTCTTACTGCTTTGCGAGGAAAATTTTTTGATTATGAAGGTATTAAAGTAATGGTAACATTTCATCCCGCAGCTTTATTAAGAAATCCAAACTGGAAAAAAGATTGCTGGGAAGATGTTAAAAAATTCAGAAAAATGTATGATGAAATTATAAAGTAA
- the dnaB gene encoding replicative DNA helicase → MAKTTKKNNNSAQQIIPAGNVPPSAPEVEQAVLGAMLIEKEAIAKAIAILNTESFYKREHQLIYEAMISLFEAGEPVDVVTVYEELKKRNQIEQVGGAAYISQLSQNIASAALIETHARILVEKQILRSLIQSAHQIAKEAYDGNQDAFEILDEAERKIFEISELQMKRNYQGMDVAVKNAIEYIEAIHTQTHRDFAVPTGFYELDEILGGFQKSDLIIIAARPSMGKCLGKGTKVLMFDGSVKKVEDINVGDMLMGDDSKPRKVLSIARGREMMYWVRQKHGIDYRVNESHILSLKRSRNEVGHSKGDILNIEVREYLTKSKKWKSNYKGYKTAVEFPHRPVPIDPYFLGLWLGDGKSDGSRIYSMDEEVVNFLKEYASQIGASVSVVKDKEKCPAYLITSGRSQSSRNNSIQARLRKLGLLNNKHIPSEYLVNDKNTRLQLLAGLIDSDGYVNHPYGGTVEITTKYENLAKQIKFLCDTLGYRTSLKSKRAKISKTGFESTVWRIRFNGNVDEIPIRIKRKITKKWTDHRDWKVTGISVEPDKVDDYYGFEIDGNHLFLLEDCTVTHNTAFALTLARNAAIDHKVPVGIFSLEMSTMQLVIRLLCAEGRLNAHLVRTGKLPHSEGAKLSKNAHKLISAPIYVDDSPSQTVLEIRAKARRLKAEKKVGMIIIDYLQLMQGPAKAESREREISHISRSLKALAKELNIPVIALAQLNRAVESRSDKRPQLSDLRESGSIEQDADVVMFLNRPEYYGIEKDENGESLEGVAEVIIGKQRNGPTGTVKLAFIKEYARFENLAHARQLAEYSPIPEEDII, encoded by the coding sequence ATGGCAAAGACTACTAAAAAGAATAACAATTCAGCACAGCAGATAATTCCTGCAGGAAATGTTCCGCCTTCAGCTCCTGAAGTTGAGCAGGCAGTTCTTGGAGCAATGCTGATTGAGAAGGAAGCAATTGCAAAAGCAATTGCAATATTAAACACAGAAAGCTTCTACAAACGCGAACATCAATTGATTTACGAAGCAATGATTTCACTTTTTGAAGCCGGCGAACCGGTTGATGTTGTAACTGTCTATGAGGAGTTAAAGAAGAGAAATCAGATTGAGCAGGTTGGTGGTGCAGCTTATATAAGTCAGCTTTCGCAAAACATTGCTTCCGCAGCTTTGATCGAAACTCATGCAAGAATATTAGTTGAGAAACAGATACTACGATCATTGATTCAAAGTGCTCATCAGATTGCAAAAGAAGCTTATGATGGAAATCAGGATGCGTTTGAAATCCTCGATGAAGCAGAAAGAAAGATATTCGAGATTTCAGAACTTCAGATGAAAAGAAATTATCAGGGAATGGATGTAGCAGTTAAAAATGCAATTGAATACATCGAAGCGATTCATACCCAGACTCATCGTGATTTTGCAGTACCAACCGGTTTCTACGAACTTGATGAAATACTTGGTGGATTTCAGAAATCAGATTTAATAATCATTGCTGCAAGACCGTCTATGGGAAAATGTCTTGGAAAAGGCACAAAAGTTTTAATGTTTGATGGTTCAGTAAAAAAAGTTGAAGATATAAATGTTGGTGATATGCTAATGGGCGACGATTCTAAGCCCAGAAAAGTTTTATCCATAGCTCGTGGCAGAGAAATGATGTATTGGGTCAGACAAAAACACGGAATAGATTACAGAGTAAATGAAAGTCATATACTATCTTTAAAACGAAGTAGGAATGAAGTAGGTCACTCGAAAGGAGATATTCTGAATATTGAAGTACGGGAATACCTGACTAAATCAAAAAAATGGAAATCAAATTATAAAGGTTATAAAACTGCAGTTGAATTTCCGCATAGACCAGTTCCTATTGACCCATATTTTCTTGGTCTCTGGTTGGGAGATGGAAAATCAGATGGCTCCAGAATTTATTCAATGGATGAAGAGGTTGTTAATTTCCTTAAAGAATATGCAAGTCAGATTGGTGCTTCGGTTTCTGTTGTAAAAGATAAAGAGAAATGCCCTGCTTATCTAATCACAAGTGGGCGATCACAATCATCAAGAAACAATTCCATCCAAGCCAGACTTAGGAAACTTGGGCTTTTGAATAATAAACATATTCCAAGTGAATATCTTGTTAATGATAAAAATACTCGATTACAATTATTGGCCGGACTTATTGACAGTGATGGTTATGTAAATCATCCTTATGGAGGAACTGTTGAGATAACGACTAAATATGAAAATCTCGCAAAACAAATTAAATTTTTATGTGATACTTTGGGATACAGAACATCATTAAAATCTAAGAGAGCTAAGATTTCAAAAACAGGATTTGAATCAACTGTTTGGAGAATCAGATTCAATGGTAATGTTGATGAAATCCCTATTCGAATTAAAAGGAAGATTACAAAAAAATGGACAGACCATCGGGACTGGAAAGTAACAGGCATTTCTGTTGAACCAGATAAGGTTGATGACTACTATGGGTTTGAGATTGATGGAAATCATCTTTTTCTGTTAGAGGATTGTACTGTTACTCATAACACTGCTTTCGCGCTCACTCTTGCACGAAATGCAGCGATAGACCATAAAGTACCTGTGGGAATTTTTAGTCTTGAAATGTCAACAATGCAATTGGTGATCAGATTACTTTGCGCCGAAGGAAGATTAAATGCTCACCTTGTCAGAACGGGAAAACTTCCTCACTCAGAAGGCGCAAAGCTAAGTAAGAATGCTCATAAACTTATCTCAGCTCCGATTTATGTTGATGACTCACCATCACAAACTGTTCTCGAAATTCGTGCAAAGGCACGCCGACTTAAAGCTGAAAAGAAAGTTGGGATGATTATCATCGATTATCTTCAGTTGATGCAAGGTCCGGCAAAAGCAGAAAGTCGTGAAAGAGAAATTTCACACATATCAAGATCACTAAAAGCACTTGCTAAAGAACTAAATATACCTGTAATTGCGCTTGCACAGCTGAATCGTGCTGTTGAATCAAGGTCTGATAAAAGACCACAACTTTCAGATCTCCGTGAATCAGGTTCAATAGAACAGGATGCGGATGTTGTTATGTTTCTTAATCGTCCGGAGTATTATGGTATTGAAAAAGATGAGAACGGTGAATCTTTGGAAGGCGTTGCAGAAGTCATAATAGGAAAACAAAGAAATGGTCCAACCGGTACGGTTAAACTTGCATTCATAAAAGAATATGCGAGGTTCGAAAACCTGGCTCACGCTCGTCAGTTAGCTGAGTATTCTCCAATCCCAGAGGAAGATATTATCTAA
- a CDS encoding N-acetylmuramoyl-L-alanine amidase-like domain-containing protein yields MKNYIKIILLICFVVQITFAQVFSDKDISECNSRLSLAVEKNLSQKPIGDVIAEVGKTFLNTPYEAHTLEVSDEEQLVINFSGLDCTTFLETTFALARCIKQNKTSFDNFKNELQQIRYRDGKIKDYTSRLHYFSDWIYDNTNKGLIKDVTKEIGGKPTKFKVNFMSENPHLYKHLKSNPELVNEIKKQEQEINSRQYYYIPENEIAKLESKIQNGDLIALTTNDKGLDIGHVGIAVKMPDGRIHFMHAPLVGSKVQITEDSISEYVKKIKKHTGIIVLRAVEI; encoded by the coding sequence ATGAAAAATTATATCAAAATTATTTTACTCATTTGTTTCGTAGTACAGATCACTTTTGCACAGGTTTTTTCTGATAAAGATATTTCTGAATGCAACAGCAGATTAAGTTTGGCTGTTGAAAAGAATCTTTCCCAAAAACCAATCGGTGATGTTATCGCTGAAGTCGGTAAAACATTTTTGAACACACCCTATGAAGCTCATACACTGGAAGTATCTGACGAAGAACAACTTGTAATTAATTTTTCAGGATTGGATTGTACAACTTTCCTCGAAACTACTTTTGCTCTTGCCAGATGTATTAAACAAAATAAAACTTCTTTTGATAATTTTAAGAATGAATTGCAGCAAATCAGATATCGTGATGGAAAGATTAAAGACTATACTTCAAGACTTCATTACTTCTCTGATTGGATTTACGATAATACTAACAAAGGATTAATTAAAGATGTAACTAAAGAAATCGGTGGTAAACCGACTAAATTCAAAGTAAATTTTATGTCTGAAAATCCGCATTTGTACAAGCATCTAAAATCTAATCCTGAACTTGTTAATGAAATAAAAAAGCAGGAACAGGAAATCAATAGTCGACAGTATTATTACATTCCCGAAAATGAAATTGCAAAATTGGAGAGCAAAATTCAGAATGGCGATTTGATTGCACTGACAACCAACGATAAAGGATTAGATATTGGTCATGTTGGAATTGCAGTTAAAATGCCGGATGGAAGAATACACTTTATGCATGCACCGTTAGTCGGAAGTAAAGTTCAGATTACTGAAGATTCAATTTCCGAATATGTAAAAAAAATTAAGAAGCACACAGGAATAATAGTTTTAAGAGCAGTGGAAATTTAG
- a CDS encoding SDR family oxidoreductase, with protein sequence MKVLITGGSGFLGQYLNIFLSERHQIVTTFYNNSGNTNEFNSIHLDLRNFSVLRNIFSNFIPDVVVHTAAVSDTILNENISTKDVYGINVNVTEELAKLCNEYDAKLIYTSTDLVYAGYRGSFLKEDAKLIPVSLYAETKLMGEVKIKQTFDNYIILRTALLFGFGLNHAKCHFQYIYEQLRNNKPVKVFTDQFRSPVSVIEAARLISEMIDKNISCQIINFGGPERVSRYELTERLCDIAGLDKNLLIKIKLDDMPELPKVEDVSLNIDKLKSYGLIPKQLDEMIREVLNYQN encoded by the coding sequence ATGAAAGTACTTATTACTGGCGGAAGTGGTTTTCTCGGGCAGTATCTGAATATTTTTTTGTCTGAAAGACATCAGATTGTTACTACATTTTATAATAATTCCGGTAATACTAATGAATTTAATTCCATTCATTTAGATTTAAGAAATTTTTCAGTGCTGAGAAACATTTTTTCAAATTTTATACCCGATGTTGTTGTCCACACTGCTGCCGTAAGCGATACCATCTTGAACGAAAATATTTCGACTAAAGATGTTTATGGTATAAATGTGAATGTTACTGAAGAACTTGCAAAACTTTGTAACGAGTATGATGCTAAATTAATTTATACTTCAACGGATTTGGTTTATGCTGGTTATCGCGGTTCATTCTTAAAAGAGGATGCTAAGTTGATTCCTGTTTCTCTTTATGCTGAAACTAAACTAATGGGGGAAGTAAAGATTAAGCAAACTTTTGATAATTATATTATCCTTCGGACAGCTCTTCTTTTTGGTTTTGGACTAAATCATGCCAAATGTCATTTTCAATACATTTATGAACAGCTTCGAAATAATAAACCTGTTAAAGTGTTTACTGATCAATTTCGTTCACCTGTTTCTGTAATTGAAGCTGCTAGATTAATTAGCGAAATGATAGACAAAAATATTTCTTGTCAGATTATAAACTTTGGAGGACCAGAGAGAGTTTCGAGATATGAGCTTACCGAAAGATTATGTGACATTGCAGGATTAGATAAAAATCTTCTTATAAAAATAAAACTGGATGATATGCCCGAGCTTCCAAAAGTTGAAGATGTTTCACTGAATATAGATAAGCTTAAATCATACGGACTAATTCCAAAACAACTGGATGAGATGATTAGAGAAGTTCTGAATTATCAAAACTAA
- the rfbB gene encoding dTDP-glucose 4,6-dehydratase, whose product MKTILVTGGAGFIGSNFINYILKTRDDYFIINLDKLTYAGNLENLKESESNKNYLFVKGDITNNELVNFLFEKYKIKYVINFAAESHVDRSILGAEVFYRTNVIGTNVLLEAARRFNAEKFLQISTDEVYGSLGPTGLFTETTPLSPNSPYSSSKAAADMMVLAYHHTYGLPVVITRCSNNYGPFQFPEKLIPLMIINALNNKKLPIYGDGMNVRDWIYVIDHNKAVELVFEKGKTGEVYNVGASNEMPNLQIVKLILKYLNKSENLIEFVKDRPGHDRRYAIDSSKIQNQLGWKPQFTFESAIEHTINWYLENKSWWERILTGDYLKYYSEQYSNR is encoded by the coding sequence ATGAAAACAATTTTAGTAACAGGCGGTGCAGGTTTTATTGGAAGTAATTTCATTAATTACATCCTCAAAACGAGAGATGATTATTTCATTATCAACCTTGACAAACTTACCTATGCAGGCAATCTTGAAAATCTTAAAGAGTCTGAATCAAATAAAAATTATCTGTTTGTAAAAGGTGATATCACAAATAACGAACTGGTAAATTTTTTATTTGAAAAGTATAAAATAAAATATGTAATAAACTTTGCAGCCGAATCACATGTTGATCGCAGCATACTTGGAGCAGAAGTTTTTTACAGAACTAATGTTATCGGCACCAATGTGCTTCTTGAAGCCGCAAGAAGATTTAATGCAGAAAAGTTTCTACAAATTTCAACCGATGAAGTTTATGGTAGCTTAGGTCCGACTGGATTATTTACAGAAACAACACCACTTTCTCCAAATAGTCCTTATTCATCCAGTAAAGCGGCTGCGGATATGATGGTATTGGCTTATCATCATACTTATGGTTTACCAGTTGTAATTACGAGATGTTCAAATAATTATGGACCTTTTCAGTTTCCTGAGAAGCTTATCCCTTTGATGATTATCAACGCATTGAATAATAAAAAGCTTCCCATTTATGGAGATGGAATGAATGTCAGAGATTGGATTTATGTGATTGATCATAATAAAGCTGTTGAATTAGTCTTCGAAAAAGGTAAAACCGGCGAAGTCTATAATGTTGGTGCAAGCAATGAAATGCCTAACCTTCAAATCGTAAAATTGATTTTAAAATATCTGAATAAAAGTGAAAACCTTATCGAGTTCGTTAAAGACAGGCCTGGTCACGATAGGCGATATGCAATTGATTCCTCCAAAATACAAAATCAATTAGGATGGAAACCTCAGTTTACATTTGAATCAGCAATTGAGCATACAATTAATTGGTATCTTGAAAATAAATCCTGGTGGGAGAGAATCTTAACAGGAGATTATTTAAAATACTATTCTGAACAATATTCAAACAGATAG
- a CDS encoding SLBB domain-containing protein, giving the protein MKKIILILLLIEISIIYSQTSDRNQNTSMLAASTISVTLGGQFPLTGTFPASVTERVDQFVTRIYTQALERSLRTATDQVMLEKIKKELSDYSLRGILLKRASGEEIILDLAKFRIDGDFKNNPYLKNDDVIIFPPNDIERNFVSIMGAVNSPGKFLFVEGDKLKDIIELARGINQAYENVSKAKIYRLSYDGSNSEVIEVGLQENILLKRGDQIVVLADETQRKELFALVLGEVNQPGYVPVTRNSTKLGEVMKQVKGFTTNASLTRARLFRGNSVTTLLEKQYGIKIDEKLLNNDKELVDRIVNYEQAMMFRMSNLVEEDQYYFQAENQYRVLNEGSAIDFTKINDEKSEIYNFIVYPGDVIIIPPKRNTVYVFGQVSNPGHVKFLEGKDYLYYIDQAGGLGEYAEDEIMVIKGSSRNWIPAERNVKIEEGDYIFIPKERIKSFRTFAMELSGYFSIIGSIATIILLVVQLGK; this is encoded by the coding sequence ATGAAAAAAATTATTTTAATACTTTTGCTTATTGAAATTTCTATTATTTATTCTCAAACATCCGACCGCAATCAAAACACCTCAATGCTGGCTGCAAGTACAATTTCTGTCACATTAGGCGGGCAATTTCCTTTAACTGGTACTTTTCCAGCGTCCGTTACCGAAAGGGTTGACCAATTTGTAACAAGAATATACACCCAGGCATTGGAAAGAAGTTTAAGAACGGCAACAGACCAGGTAATGCTTGAAAAAATTAAAAAAGAACTTTCTGATTATTCCTTAAGAGGAATTCTTCTTAAAAGAGCAAGTGGTGAAGAAATAATTTTAGATCTGGCAAAATTCAGAATAGATGGTGACTTTAAAAATAATCCTTACCTAAAAAATGATGATGTCATCATATTTCCTCCTAATGATATTGAAAGAAATTTTGTTTCAATAATGGGAGCAGTAAATAGTCCTGGAAAATTTTTATTTGTTGAAGGTGATAAACTTAAGGATATAATCGAATTGGCCAGGGGAATAAATCAGGCATATGAGAATGTTAGCAAAGCAAAAATTTACCGTCTTTCTTATGATGGTTCAAATAGTGAAGTAATTGAGGTTGGCTTGCAGGAAAATATATTGCTCAAGCGGGGAGATCAAATAGTTGTTTTAGCAGATGAGACGCAAAGAAAGGAGTTGTTTGCTCTAGTATTAGGTGAAGTAAATCAACCCGGTTATGTCCCGGTTACAAGGAACAGCACAAAACTCGGGGAAGTAATGAAACAAGTTAAAGGTTTTACAACTAATGCCTCTTTAACCAGAGCTAGACTTTTCCGTGGGAACAGTGTTACAACACTTTTAGAAAAGCAATACGGCATCAAGATTGATGAAAAATTACTTAACAATGACAAAGAGTTGGTTGATAGAATAGTTAATTACGAACAAGCAATGATGTTCAGAATGTCTAATTTAGTTGAAGAAGACCAGTACTATTTTCAGGCAGAAAACCAATATCGTGTGCTTAATGAGGGAAGCGCTATTGATTTTACAAAAATTAATGATGAAAAATCAGAAATCTATAATTTTATTGTCTATCCGGGTGATGTAATAATTATTCCTCCGAAAAGAAATACTGTTTATGTTTTTGGTCAGGTTTCGAATCCTGGACATGTAAAATTTTTAGAAGGGAAAGATTATTTATACTATATAGACCAGGCAGGCGGCTTAGGTGAATATGCTGAAGATGAAATAATGGTAATTAAAGGAAGCTCAAGAAATTGGATACCAGCCGAAAGAAATGTTAAGATTGAAGAAGGAGATTATATTTTTATTCCCAAAGAAAGGATTAAATCATTCAGAACATTTGCTATGGAATTATCCGGATATTTTAGCATTATAGGAAGTATAGCAACAATCATCTTACTAGTTGTTCAGTTAGGTAAATAA